The proteins below are encoded in one region of uncultured Eubacteriales bacterium:
- a CDS encoding Transcriptional regulator, RpiR family — MNILLKMKRIKDLSPSERQVVNFILDDPARAAGMGITDLARESFTSTGTIMRVTRRLELDGFSSLRHQLAADLNEYLETTALFRPQEPIEPSDTLSDIVDKVTSNNVRAVLDVRSFNSLDMFRQVVEMMGAAKQLDFYGSGLSNLICHDAAMKALRLGLPSTAYTYYSEQAMLARTSPKDHLAIILSYTGQTDEILRVAQYLKSGGVPSVSITSHTDNALLELCSVNLFVDSFESVYRIGGMSSRLSSLHLLDILFSAYINKNYDSLKPSVDKTFLPETFRRLGESLEQ, encoded by the coding sequence TTGAATATTTTACTCAAGATGAAACGCATCAAGGACCTCTCTCCCAGCGAGCGGCAGGTGGTTAACTTCATCCTGGACGACCCCGCCAGAGCGGCGGGCATGGGTATCACGGATCTGGCGCGGGAGTCTTTCACCAGTACCGGCACCATCATGCGCGTGACCCGGCGGCTGGAGTTGGACGGTTTCTCCAGCCTTCGCCACCAACTGGCCGCCGACCTGAACGAGTATCTGGAAACCACCGCCCTCTTCCGGCCCCAGGAACCCATTGAGCCCTCGGACACCCTATCCGATATCGTGGACAAGGTCACCAGCAATAACGTGCGGGCCGTTCTGGACGTACGCAGTTTCAACAGTCTGGACATGTTCCGTCAGGTGGTGGAAATGATGGGCGCGGCCAAGCAGCTGGATTTTTACGGCAGCGGCCTTTCTAACCTCATCTGCCACGATGCAGCCATGAAGGCCCTGCGTCTGGGGCTGCCCTCCACGGCCTACACCTACTACTCCGAGCAGGCCATGCTGGCCCGCACCTCCCCTAAGGACCATCTGGCCATCATACTCTCCTACACGGGACAGACCGACGAGATTTTACGGGTGGCCCAGTACCTCAAGAGCGGGGGCGTGCCCTCGGTATCCATTACCAGCCACACCGACAACGCCCTGCTGGAGCTGTGCTCAGTCAACCTCTTCGTAGACAGTTTTGAGTCGGTCTACCGCATCGGCGGCATGTCCAGCCGCCTGTCCTCCCTGCACCTGCTGGACATCCTATTCTCCGCCTATATCAATAAAAATTACGATAGCCTCAAACCCTCGGTAGACAAGACCTTTCTCCCTGAGACCTTCCGCCGTCTGGGCGAAAGCCTGGAGCAGTAA
- a CDS encoding conserved membrane hypothetical protein (Evidence 4 : Homologs of previously reported genes of unknown function): MQIWQAILIAVLTYLGSIGSVVGNTIGWYNLGRPLVASFLVGLIMGNVPLAITLGLLLQLANLGSVTPGGAVGWDLSYATYIGVACAMALNAGASTEATIASMWIFSTVGGAIGVAMWNLTYALDLIVNRVAMKGTQEGNPKLIALANAGLGNLIGFLCRFIPAMAILVTTAVVGSQTGFNIADVMPGWLITTLTTFGGMMAALGMGILLSFLMKKGWQFCIFLIGFMLVTYFALNTMAVAVLAICAAVVYYTAVVAIDKKKEAV; encoded by the coding sequence ATGCAAATCTGGCAAGCGATCCTGATCGCGGTATTGACCTACCTGGGCTCCATCGGCTCGGTAGTCGGCAATACCATCGGCTGGTATAACCTGGGCCGTCCCCTGGTGGCTTCCTTCCTGGTGGGCCTCATCATGGGCAACGTACCTCTGGCTATTACCCTGGGCCTCCTGCTCCAGCTGGCGAACCTGGGCTCTGTGACTCCCGGCGGCGCCGTGGGCTGGGATCTGTCCTATGCGACTTACATTGGCGTGGCCTGCGCCATGGCGCTGAACGCGGGCGCCTCCACCGAGGCCACCATTGCCTCTATGTGGATCTTTTCCACCGTCGGTGGAGCCATCGGCGTCGCCATGTGGAACCTCACCTATGCGCTGGACCTCATTGTCAACCGCGTGGCCATGAAGGGTACCCAGGAGGGCAATCCCAAGCTCATCGCCCTCGCCAACGCCGGTCTTGGCAACCTCATCGGTTTCCTCTGCCGGTTTATCCCCGCTATGGCTATTTTGGTGACCACCGCCGTGGTGGGCAGCCAGACTGGCTTTAACATCGCCGACGTAATGCCCGGCTGGCTCATTACTACCCTGACCACCTTCGGCGGAATGATGGCCGCTCTGGGAATGGGCATCCTTCTCTCCTTCCTGATGAAGAAGGGGTGGCAGTTCTGCATCTTCCTGATTGGCTTTATGCTGGTGACCTATTTCGCGCTCAACACCATGGCAGTCGCCGTCCTGGCCATCTGTGCGGCTGTCGTCTACTACACCGCCGTGGTCGCGATTGATAAGAAGAAGGAGGCGGTATAA
- a CDS encoding PTS system sorbose subfamily IIB component, producing MMPSSKTGCAENKARKGRKPMGKTYVRVDDRLIHGQIVTAWCVTLNVKEIIAIDDALASNPMMQSIMTMGVPGQYNPKIVTIAQAKELMKSPIDGTRLVITRFCRNLAELREEIKGAEHVNIGNCSKQPDAKYGVRGIGISQVLSFTQADYDALEAAASDGGKVICQALPQDKERTWADLKAHF from the coding sequence ATGATGCCCTCATCAAAGACGGGCTGCGCGGAGAACAAGGCGCGGAAAGGAAGGAAACCTATGGGAAAAACCTATGTACGTGTCGACGACAGGCTTATCCACGGGCAGATCGTGACCGCCTGGTGCGTCACCCTGAACGTGAAGGAGATCATCGCTATTGATGATGCGCTGGCCTCCAATCCCATGATGCAGTCCATCATGACGATGGGGGTGCCGGGGCAGTACAACCCCAAAATTGTCACCATCGCCCAGGCGAAGGAGCTCATGAAGAGCCCCATCGACGGCACCCGGCTGGTCATCACCCGGTTCTGCCGCAACCTGGCCGAGCTCCGGGAAGAGATCAAGGGGGCGGAGCATGTCAACATCGGCAACTGCTCCAAGCAGCCCGACGCCAAGTACGGCGTGCGGGGCATCGGCATCAGCCAGGTGTTGAGCTTTACCCAGGCCGACTATGACGCGCTGGAGGCTGCGGCCTCCGACGGCGGAAAGGTCATCTGCCAGGCCCTCCCTCAGGACAAGGAGCGTACTTGGGCAGATTTGAAGGCCCATTTCTAG
- a CDS encoding conserved hypothetical protein (Evidence 4 : Homologs of previously reported genes of unknown function), producing MSNLHYISKMSEIMTKIDETQAENIKKAAELCAETIASGKLVHLFGSGHSVLPIQDMFPRYGGVVGWHPLMDPRLMWNNVIRGGGARELLWIERQEGYIANFLQSYNLQEGEVMIVYSHGGLNAAPIEAAMYAKERGLKVVVVTSGENYRSAKATHSSGNKLGDVADILIDNCCPLEDALVEIPGYPQKVGASSTTAVMTITQSLAAETALLLEQKGHKMFIFVSPNVTECPPDYMHQVYADYTRLVRECDN from the coding sequence ATGAGCAATCTGCACTACATCTCCAAAATGAGCGAGATCATGACCAAGATCGACGAGACCCAGGCCGAAAACATTAAAAAGGCCGCCGAACTCTGCGCCGAGACCATCGCCTCGGGCAAGCTGGTCCACCTCTTCGGCTCAGGCCACTCGGTCCTTCCCATCCAGGATATGTTCCCCCGTTACGGCGGCGTGGTGGGCTGGCATCCCCTGATGGACCCCCGCCTGATGTGGAACAACGTTATCCGCGGCGGCGGCGCCCGGGAGCTCCTCTGGATCGAGCGGCAGGAGGGCTACATCGCCAACTTCCTGCAGAGCTATAACCTCCAGGAGGGCGAGGTTATGATCGTCTACTCCCATGGCGGCCTGAACGCGGCCCCCATCGAGGCCGCCATGTACGCCAAGGAGCGTGGGCTTAAGGTCGTCGTCGTCACCAGCGGCGAGAACTACCGCTCGGCAAAAGCCACCCACTCCTCCGGCAACAAGCTGGGCGACGTGGCAGACATCCTCATCGACAACTGCTGCCCCCTGGAGGACGCTCTTGTGGAGATCCCCGGCTATCCCCAGAAGGTAGGCGCTTCCAGTACCACGGCGGTGATGACCATCACCCAGTCCCTGGCCGCCGAGACGGCGCTGCTGCTGGAGCAGAAGGGGCACAAGATGTTCATCTTCGTCTCCCCCAACGTGACCGAGTGCCCCCCCGACTATATGCACCAGGTCTATGCCGATTATACACGCCTTGTACGCGAGTGCGACAACTGA
- a CDS encoding PTS system mannose/fructose/sorbose family IID component, with translation MAEKKLSAQALKKSWLIWFFWHGCSQQGENLLGNATAHTLTPVIEELYKGDKEARLDAYARSITLFNTEQQLGAIAPGILCGMEEAVANKQITGEVASAVKVALIGPTSAIGDSLWVATIIPLLITICMTITNMGGVFNYVGPLIYMIGYPILTAILSWSVWKLGYKSGIEGVHKFMSSGSLDKITAAMTVLGLIVVGGLTASYVSVYVPVMITPPGGEAAAIDLDTLINNIFPKILPLLLTLGIYKLYAKKKWSPLAVMGLILVLALILTGLGYLTGVYA, from the coding sequence ATGGCTGAGAAGAAATTGAGCGCACAGGCGCTGAAGAAATCCTGGCTCATCTGGTTCTTCTGGCACGGCTGCTCCCAGCAGGGCGAAAACCTGCTCGGCAACGCCACCGCCCACACCCTCACCCCCGTCATCGAAGAACTCTATAAGGGTGACAAAGAGGCCCGGCTCGACGCTTACGCCCGCAGCATTACCCTCTTCAACACCGAGCAGCAGCTGGGCGCCATTGCCCCCGGCATCCTGTGCGGCATGGAGGAGGCCGTCGCCAATAAGCAGATCACCGGCGAGGTGGCCTCCGCTGTCAAGGTAGCCCTTATCGGACCCACCAGCGCCATCGGCGACTCCCTCTGGGTAGCCACCATCATCCCCCTGCTTATCACCATCTGCATGACCATCACCAACATGGGCGGCGTGTTCAACTACGTAGGCCCCCTGATCTACATGATCGGCTACCCCATTCTCACCGCCATTTTAAGCTGGAGCGTGTGGAAACTGGGCTACAAGTCGGGCATTGAGGGTGTGCACAAGTTCATGTCCTCCGGGTCCCTGGACAAGATCACCGCGGCCATGACCGTGCTGGGACTGATCGTGGTGGGCGGCCTCACCGCCTCCTACGTGTCGGTCTATGTGCCCGTCATGATCACTCCTCCCGGCGGCGAGGCGGCCGCTATCGACCTCGATACCCTCATCAACAACATCTTCCCCAAGATTCTGCCCCTGTTGCTGACTCTGGGTATTTATAAGCTCTATGCCAAGAAGAAGTGGTCCCCCCTGGCCGTCATGGGGCTGATCCTCGTCCTGGCCCTGATCCTCACGGGCCTGGGCTACCTCACCGGCGTGTACGCATAA
- the etfB gene encoding Electron transfer flavoprotein subunit beta: MNILVCIKQVPASNKVEVDSVTGVLKREGAESKLNPYDLYALETALRLRESQGGKVAVLTMGPPQAEAAIREAFAMGADEGCLITDRRFGGADVLATSYTLAQGAKSLGSFDLILCGKQTTDGDTAQVGPEMAEWLEVPSVSSVRRITEVAADSITVEMDMPSAVETARLPFPCLLTVEKDIYMPRLPSYVKKMASKDRPVLRLTLNDMEDTDEKHYGLNGSPTQVQRIFPPENNVVQEFWRGEGRELGDRLFEKLRTEKFL, encoded by the coding sequence ATGAACATACTCGTCTGCATCAAGCAAGTGCCCGCCTCAAACAAGGTGGAGGTGGACAGCGTCACCGGCGTGCTCAAGCGAGAGGGGGCCGAGTCAAAGCTCAACCCCTATGACCTATACGCACTGGAGACCGCCCTGCGCCTCCGGGAAAGCCAGGGCGGCAAAGTTGCCGTTCTAACCATGGGCCCGCCCCAGGCGGAGGCCGCTATCCGGGAGGCCTTCGCCATGGGTGCTGATGAGGGCTGCCTGATCACCGACCGGCGTTTCGGCGGCGCCGACGTGCTGGCCACCAGCTACACCCTGGCTCAGGGCGCGAAAAGCTTAGGCAGTTTCGATCTCATCCTCTGCGGCAAGCAGACCACTGACGGCGACACCGCCCAGGTGGGCCCCGAAATGGCCGAGTGGCTGGAGGTACCCAGCGTATCCAGCGTCCGCCGTATTACTGAGGTAGCAGCGGACTCCATCACCGTTGAGATGGATATGCCCAGCGCTGTGGAGACCGCCCGTCTCCCTTTCCCCTGCCTTCTCACGGTGGAGAAGGACATCTACATGCCCCGGCTGCCCTCCTATGTGAAGAAGATGGCCTCCAAGGACCGGCCGGTCCTCCGCCTCACCCTGAATGACATGGAGGACACCGACGAAAAGCACTATGGCTTAAACGGCTCCCCCACCCAGGTCCAGCGCATCTTCCCGCCGGAGAACAACGTGGTGCAGGAGTTCTGGCGCGGCGAGGGGCGCGAGCTGGGAGACCGGCTCTTTGAAAAGCTCCGTACTGAGAAGTTTCTGTAA
- a CDS encoding PTS system fructose subfamily IIA component, with product MANVIVTGHGGYATAVRRSLSMLTGQTEGMAFVDFNEEDDLDSLTAALKDAAVSFGEEADLLFCCDLTGGSPFRQSAILCAEHPGWVTVAGANNSAYAEMVFQLELTAAELAAKAVETTRSTVTRFPPEG from the coding sequence ATGGCAAACGTCATTGTTACCGGCCACGGCGGGTATGCCACGGCAGTCAGGCGCAGCCTTTCCATGCTCACCGGGCAGACCGAGGGCATGGCCTTCGTGGACTTTAACGAGGAGGACGACTTAGACAGCCTCACCGCCGCGCTCAAGGACGCCGCGGTGTCCTTCGGAGAGGAGGCCGACCTTCTCTTCTGCTGTGATCTCACCGGCGGCAGCCCCTTCCGCCAGAGCGCCATCCTCTGTGCGGAGCACCCCGGCTGGGTCACTGTGGCGGGGGCCAACAACTCCGCCTATGCCGAGATGGTCTTCCAGCTGGAGCTGACCGCCGCAGAGCTGGCGGCCAAGGCGGTGGAGACCACAAGGAGCACCGTTACCCGTTTTCCGCCGGAGGGATAA